In Syngnathus acus chromosome 21, fSynAcu1.2, whole genome shotgun sequence, one genomic interval encodes:
- the itprid2 gene encoding protein ITPRID2 isoform X7, which translates to MNSTGSGKSSTVSSVSELLDLYEEDPEEILLNLGFGRDEPDMSSKIPSRFFNNSSAARGIDIKVYLGAQLQRMEVENPNYALTSRFRQIEVLTTVANQFIQLYGHVSGQPVQNVGDQGGGGEAAKERSPPSLFQRKKSALNAADRLKKSLSKHNLAAAVPTAEAAPPAAADEHVCKKDSRSLATVAEAGDKEQPARRRRLNGEPERDPAAADGSVLEPRAPEKAAAPQLAHLRTENTGDSFGMEEIQSNEDEALLARSSRNSADLLRTVSQQSDSSGFAEETSSLDAAANLKVQESSDSCDSETTVTSHPSLDAATPISLKQLAVDLPDARAEESEPTRGAGQENGSVHREGEDHQPLLQYKAHQLPKTLAAGGEAPEPSQEKDPPPLDLPHSDPPVLKSPFSGPPTSEPPSSDPLTSEPPSSDPLTSEPPPSDPLTSEPPPSDPLTSEPPSSDPLTSEPPPFDPLTSELPPSNPPTSNPLTSEPPSSDPPPSEPPPSEPPPSEPSSDLPTREASSDPPTSDPPTLEAPPTNSPRHRPSRADPFGPQAPPPSGQPFHLPASDSPVLRALMRVKERLGDAGPHLSRSGHRGGLPLQRSSSLPSSLLSPTRVVSSVEIQLGQRGRRAFCSQPRYAFRYSQEPCADSPTCISTLVIPKLPESGEPRVPVRSPRSLRSASPPTEWPWITQSVPDLSSAQELFGHYGQGRTPVLSSSPSPRAGSPLSAPPVDQSLLYPYGSLPNLLQHSFPLGGAPHYASLWNVPLGSPPIAQHHYHTAYHSLPHSPPYPGYRQAYQQLSPWSPPAWHHGLGNGFHPGQSPHPASPYSGHVGQNRSSHPGVGDSPHLAHSHAHNPYPGVGPGPYPGHTVAHGPHPALGPGYGSHAGHILAHDLHPGLGAGYGLHPGHNLAHDPRLGPGYGLRSGSSPASGQLLSGTEMELRRVLHDIRGTVHTLNQRADASDAGPRASCRQALDELRRKRRSLAAFRAQMGELELSVVRQQALVYKHLSPADRLEAEQLESLRSSVREELLELEQRLDDKVMELTEEAGPCQDADRAAASSALGAVEPVSALLREQFILQSELSYDERASVAGGAASPRRPSTPGADPVCDPHKPAVYRASVNITPAPPPRPDRQRDRLQEDEGESSKEERSHEALGDDNDLNRLVMEIGESGLQEVRRPQMSEEPSPPGRAPGRSL; encoded by the exons ATGAACTCCACCGGCTCGGGAAAGAGCAGCACCGTGTCCAG CGTGTCGGAGCTGCTGGACCTGTACGAGGAGGACCCGGAGGAGATCCTGCTCAATTTGGGATTCGGGAGGGACGAGCCCGACATGTCCTCCAAGATCCCCTCGCGCTTCTTCAACAACTCGTCGGCGGCGCGCGGCATCGACATCAAG GTCTACCTGGGAGCTCAGCTCCAGCGGATGGAGGTGGAGAACCCCAACTACGCTCTGACAA GTCGCTTCCGTCAGATTGAGGTGTTGACCACGGTGGCCAATCAGTTCATCCAGCTTTACGGTCACGTGTCCGGTCAGCCCGTCCAGAACGTCGGCGATCAAG gaggcggaggagaggCCGCCAAGGAGCGGTCGCCGCCGTCGCTTTTCCAGAGGAAGAAATCTGCTCTGAACGCGGCCGACCGTCTGAAGAAGAGCCTGAGCAAGCACAACCTGGCGGCGGCGGTGCCGACCGCCGAGGCGGCGCCGCCAGCCGCCGCCGACGAGCACGTGTGCAAGAAGGACAGCCGCTCGCTGGCCACCGTCGCCGAAGCAGGCGACAAGGAGCAGCCCGCGAGGCGCCGCCG CCTAAACGGCGAGCCCGAGCGTGATCCGGCGGCGGCGGATGGGAGCGTGCTTGAGCCGCGGGCTCCCGAGAAGGCGGCGGCGCCCCAGCTCGCTCACTTGCGCACAGAGAACACCGGCGACTCCTTCGGCATGGAGGAG ATTCAGAGCAACGAAGACGAAGCTCTTCTGGCCAGATCGTCCCGAAACTCAG CAGACCTGCTGCGGACGGTGAGCCAGCAGTCGGACAGCAGCGGCTTCGCCGAGGAGACGTCGTCGCTGGACGCCGCCGCCAACCTCAAG GTTCAGGAGAGCAGTGACAGCTGCGACAGTGAAACCACGGTGACATCGCACCCCTCGCTGGACGCGGCCACGCCCATCTCTCTCAAACAATTGGCGGTCGACTTGCCCGACGCGCGGGCCGAGGAGTCGGAACCCACTCGCGGCGCCGGCCAGGAAAACGGGAGTGTCCACCGGGAAGGGGAAGACCACCAGCCGCTGCTGCAGTACAAGGCCCACCAGCTCCCCAAGACCCTCGCGGCGGGAGGGGAAGCGCCAGAACCTTCTCAAGAAAAGGACCCGCCCCCATTGGATCTGCCGCACTCAGATCCGCCCGTCTTGAAATCGCCATTCTCGGGACCGCCGACCTCGGAACCGCCGTCCTCTGATCCATTGACCTCGGAACCGCCGTCCTCTGATCCATTGACCTCGGAACCGCCGCCCTCTGATCCATTGACCTCGGAACCGCCGCCCTCTGATCCATTGACCTCGGAACCGCCGTCCTCTGATCCATTGACCTCGGAACCGCCGCCCTTTGATCCATTGACCTCGGAACTGCCGCCCTCTAACCCGCCGACTTCTAATCCGCTGACCTCGGAACCGCCGTCTTCCGATCCACCGCCCTCCGAACCGCCGCCCTCCGAACCGCCGCCCTCCGAACCGTCCTCAGATCTGCCCACCCGGGAAGCATCCTCTGATCCGCCCACCTCGGACCCGCCGACTTTGGAAGCGCCGCCGACAAATTCCCCCCGGCATCGGCCATCCCGGGCCGATCCCTTCGGTCCTCAAGCTCCGCCTCCCTCAGGCCAGCCTTTCCATCTCCCCGCCTCAGACTCCCCCGTCCTGCGCGCGCTGATGCGCGTCAAGGAGCGTTTGGGCGACGCGGGTCCGCATTTGAGCCGAAGCGGTCATCGAGGCGGTCTTCCCTTGCAAAGGTCCTCCTCTCTCCCGTCCTCGCTGCTGTCCCCCACCAGGGTGGTGTCGTCGGTGGAGATCCAGTTAGGGCAGCGGGGCCGCCGGGCCTTTTGTAGCCAGCCCCGCTACGCTTTCCGCTACAGCCAGGAGCCCTGCGCCGACTCGCCCACCTGCATCTCCACCCTAGTTATCCCCAAACTTCCCGAGTCTGGCGAGCCACGTGTTCCGGTGCGCTCGCCCCGCTCGCTGAGAAGTGCCAGCCCCCCCACCGAGTGGCCCTGGATCACCCAGAGCGTCCCCGATCTGTCCTCCGCTCAGGAGCTGTTTGGACACTACGGGCAGGGCAGGACCCCCGTCCTCTCCTCGAGCCCTAGCCCCAGAGCGGGGAGCCCGTTGTCCGCCCCCCCTGTGGACCAGTCCCTTCTGTACCCCTACGGCAGCCTCCCCAACCTCCTCCAGCATTCGTTTCCTTTGGGTGGAGCGCCCCACTACGCCAGCCTGTGGAACGTCCCTCTGGGAAGTCCCCCCATTGCGCAGCACCACTACCACACGGCGTACCATTCGCTTCCCCACAGCCCGCCCTACCCGGGTTACCGGCAGGCTTACCAGCAGCTCAGCCCCTGGTCTCCCCCCGCGTGGCATCACGGCCTCGGGAACGGCTTTCATCCGGGTCAGAGTCCCCACCCGGCTAGCCCCTACTCGGGTCACGTCGGCCAGAACCGCAGTTCCCACCCCGGAGTTGGCGACAGCCCTCATCTGGCTCATAGTCACGCTCACAACCCCTACCCGGGTGTCGGCCCGGGCCCCTATCCGGGTCATACCGTGGCTCACGGCCCCCACCCTGCTCTCGGTCCGGGTTACGGCTCGCACGCGGGTCATATTCTGGCTCACGACCTCCACCCGGGTCTCGGTGCCGGTTACGGCTTGCACCCGGGTCACAATCTGGCTCACGACCCCCGTCTGGGTCCGGGGTACGGCTTGCGCTCGGGCTCGAGTCCGGCTTCCGGTCAGCTCTTGTCCGGCACGGAGATGGAGCTGAGGAGGGTTCTTCATGACATAAGGGGGACCGTTCACACTCTCAACCAG CGCGCCGATGCCTCGGACGCGGGTCCCCGAGCTTCCTGTCGACAG GCCCTGGACGAGCTCCGCCGGAAGCGGCGCAGCCTGGCCGCCTTCCGGGCACAGATGGGCGAGCTGGAGCTGTCCGTGGTCCGCCAGCAGGCGCTGGTCTACAAACACCTGAGCCCCGCTGACAG GCTGGAGGCGGAGCAGCTGGAGTCGCTACGTTCGTCCGTCAGAGAGGAACTGCTGGAGTTGGAACAGCGGCTGGACGACAAAGTGATGGAGCTGACGGAAGAGGCGGGGCCATGCCAG GACGCGGACCGGGCGGCGGCCAGCTCGGCGCTCGGAGCCGTGGAGCCG GTGTCAGCACTCCTGAGGGAGCAGTTCATCCTCCAATCGGAGCTGAGCTACGACGAGCGCGCCTCCGTGGCCGGCGGGGCCGCCTCGCCCCGTCGGCCCTCGACGCCGGGTGCGGATCCGGTTTGCGACCCGCACAAACCCGCCGTGTACCGGGCGTCCGTCAATATCACACCGGCGCCGCCCCCTCGTCCCGACAGGCAGCGGGACCGGCTCCAGGAGGATGAGGGAGAGAGCAGCAAAGAGGAGAGATCGCACGAGGCCCTGGGCGACGACAACGACTTGAACCGGCTCGTTATGGAG ATCGGTGAGAGCGGGCTGCAGGAAGTGCGGCGGCCGCAGATGTCGGAGGAGCCCTCGCCGCCCGGCCGGGCGCCCGGCCGGAGCCTCTAG